From one Tachysurus vachellii isolate PV-2020 chromosome 23, HZAU_Pvac_v1, whole genome shotgun sequence genomic stretch:
- the dusp5 gene encoding dual specificity protein phosphatase 5 encodes MIMKVSSIDSRHFKKILRKESGKCLILDCRPYLSFSSSSVRGSVNVNLNSVVLRRSRGAPVPLRFVVPDEHALYRLREGGVSVVVALDENTPHLHKLKKDSVARLAIHSLAHLSSCANICFLKGGYESFQAHYPELCTEAKAPLERSAPDTEVYPGADYTQDGPVELLPFLYLGSAHHARRHDCLSELRITALLNVSRRDWQCAGGPQRYKRIAVEDSHTADIGSHFQEAIDFIDEVKREGGKVLVHCEAGISRSPTICMAYLMKTQRLRLEEAFDAVRQRRAVISPNFSFMGQLLQFENEVLASVPDSNMENSNDQQKSDEFTIDKSFESSVFSFPTSFLSPIKLNPITSLTT; translated from the exons ATGATCATGAAGGTTTCCAGTATAGACAGCCGTCATTTCAAGAAAATCCTGCGCAAGGAGAGCGGGAAGTGTTTGATCCTGGACTGTAGACCGTATTTATCGTTCTCCAGTTCGAGCGTCCGCGGCTCGGTGAACGTTAACCTGAACTCGGTGGTGCTGCGCAGGTCGCGCGGGGCTCCGGTGCCGCTGCGGTTCGTTGTGCCGGATGAGCACGCGCTGTACCGGCTGCGCGAGGGCGGCGTGTCGGTGGTGGTGGCGCTGGACGAGAACACGCCGCATCTCCACAAGCTGAAGAAGGACAGCGTGGCGCGTCTCGCCATCCACAGCCTCGCGCACCTCTCCAGCTGTGCCAACATCTGCTTCCTGAAGG GAGGCTACGAGAGCTTCCAGGCGCATTACCCCGAGCTGTGCACCGAGGCCAAAGCACCTCTGGAGCGCAGTGCACCGGACACAGAGGTTTATCCTGGGGCAGATTACACCCAG gATGGTCCGGTGGAGCTGTTGCCCTTCCTGTACCTGGGCAGTGCTCACCATGCACGCAGACATGACTGCCTGAGTGAGCTGCGCATTACGGCGTTGTTGAATGTTTCACGGCGGGACTGGCAGTGCGCCGGAGGGCCACAGCGATACAAACGCATCGCTGTAGAGGACAGTCACACAGCTGATATCGGCTCACACTTCCAGGAAGCTATTGACTTCATtg ATGAGGTGAAGCGAGAAGGCGGGAAGGTGCTGGTGCACTGCGAGGCAGGGATTTCACGCTCGCCCACCATCTGTATGGCGTACCTCATGAAGACACAGAGGCTGCGTCTGGAGGAGGCTTTCGATGCCGTGAGACAACGGCGTGCCGTCATCTCGCCCAACTTCAGCTTCATGGGTCAGCTGCTGCAGTTCGAGAACGAGGTCCTGGCGTCTGTGCCCGACAGCAATATGGAAAACAGCAATGACCAACAAAAGAGTGACGAGTTCACGATCGACAAGAGCTTCGAGTCATCCGTTTTCTCCTTCCCTACCTCCTTCCTGTCACCCATCAAACTCAATCCCATCACCTCCCTGACTACTTGA